From a region of the uncultured Desulfatiglans sp. genome:
- a CDS encoding conserved hypothetical protein (Evidence 4 : Unknown function but conserved in other organisms) yields the protein MKLHPIHAMGISAYCSDMIIDPYDLDTVYLMSICGYQATVKGILANLLEDYGVSIDIGGHEYYLARSGFSYKTRLKKLPSGLVHAVVFPLTALPEKEGEKENDFCVFREGNGDVLGLFFRHLDEKTEIPLHPSWANWLWETFMEQEGWLLELKTLAGTYCGYSFTFNPGQLHDIISEAIRKKVPEIIQCMKWRGGEENGKSDFAQGFLE from the coding sequence ATGAAACTGCATCCAATACATGCAATGGGAATCAGTGCCTATTGTTCCGATATGATCATAGACCCTTACGATCTCGATACCGTCTATCTCATGTCCATCTGCGGTTATCAGGCCACAGTCAAGGGCATTTTGGCCAATCTTTTGGAAGACTATGGGGTAAGCATAGATATTGGCGGCCACGAGTATTATCTCGCAAGATCGGGATTCAGCTACAAGACCCGGTTGAAGAAGCTGCCATCCGGGCTCGTTCACGCTGTGGTTTTCCCTCTAACGGCCCTGCCGGAAAAGGAGGGGGAGAAGGAGAATGATTTCTGCGTCTTTAGGGAAGGAAACGGGGATGTCCTTGGCCTGTTTTTTCGCCACCTGGATGAAAAGACCGAGATACCCCTTCATCCCTCCTGGGCGAACTGGCTCTGGGAGACGTTTATGGAACAGGAAGGATGGCTCCTTGAACTCAAAACCCTTGCGGGCACCTATTGCGGCTACTCATTTACATTTAATCCCGGCCAGCTTCACGACATCATATCAGAGGCTATCAGGAAAAAGGTGCCCGAAATCATCCAATGCATGAAATGGAGAGGAGGTGAGGAAAATGGAAAATCTGATTTCGCTCAAGGATTTCTTGAATGA
- a CDS encoding conserved hypothetical protein (Evidence 4 : Unknown function but conserved in other organisms) has product MENLISLKDFLNEYGENMAEKVTKELSVIHDPTTEKEIEISSLLNGMKKRPFPSQGEIIKACYKSLISGNRAAYMVAECGTGKTLMAIATAYTLHVYKGIHRVLVICPPHLVPKWIHEIKDSLSNVKAYNFNGKDIIKRLELLRKQPVPYGLEFYVIGRERAKTGFLWRPAVVTWQRKYFCPKCGKELLDKDGYPLPVFERNTQERFKKRHSCKNRVWKWTHDPDTGEPQRIEVICGEQLWQPDNTRKTYRKVIPAKFIKKKMKGCYDLLICDEVHQFKNESGQGYAFGALASACQCTLCLTGTLAGGYSSDVYHLLFRTHSKLMLEDNNKWGNPKGFIERYGVLERITTIKEEDGLTTKAKRRTVVKEKPGISPLLLGKMLLSNSVFLRLSDVMDALQPYEEDVIELGMDPQMAQFYAEFEDTLKEALREALARGDNSLLGGYLHALLSYPERIYKGVRVIHPHTKETVAYGPPLQGVMPKEHELIGIIKGELENRRKVLVYIQNSDTTDISPRLVHMMKEDNIKVKVLRSGDTEGRAKIIQGWLDKGMEVLITNPRKVEVGMDLLDFPSIIFYQVPMSTYTLRQASRRSWRIPQRRPVKVFFLTYSGTMQTRLMQLMAEKLMTSLAIEGELTDKGLAALSETSDSMTRELAKMLVEKSDSGKNRSLKDIWADYRKKEVQVEVRMAKNFAGPEPVPETISKEEKDDPTSEIKRASSEVEKIGDRIVKVQFIEYTGKRKKKVTHIEVKENELEEMIGKSDKPVHAQFTLF; this is encoded by the coding sequence ATGGAAAATCTGATTTCGCTCAAGGATTTCTTGAATGAATATGGCGAAAACATGGCCGAGAAGGTCACAAAGGAGCTAAGTGTTATCCATGATCCCACAACAGAAAAGGAGATAGAAATATCATCACTTCTCAATGGCATGAAAAAGAGACCTTTCCCCTCGCAAGGAGAGATCATCAAGGCATGCTACAAGTCCCTGATTTCGGGCAACAGGGCGGCTTATATGGTGGCGGAATGCGGCACTGGGAAAACCCTCATGGCCATCGCGACCGCCTACACCCTGCATGTTTATAAAGGCATCCATCGGGTGCTGGTCATCTGCCCGCCACATCTCGTTCCCAAATGGATTCACGAGATAAAGGACAGCCTCTCAAACGTAAAGGCCTATAACTTCAATGGCAAGGACATCATAAAACGGCTTGAGCTGCTGCGGAAACAGCCGGTTCCCTATGGACTTGAGTTCTATGTCATCGGTAGAGAAAGGGCGAAGACAGGGTTCCTTTGGAGGCCTGCGGTCGTGACCTGGCAGAGGAAATATTTCTGCCCGAAGTGTGGAAAGGAGTTGCTGGACAAGGACGGATACCCCTTGCCTGTCTTTGAAAGGAACACCCAGGAGCGGTTCAAAAAAAGGCATTCGTGTAAAAACAGGGTCTGGAAATGGACCCACGATCCTGATACCGGGGAACCTCAACGAATCGAGGTGATCTGCGGAGAACAGCTCTGGCAACCTGATAACACCAGAAAAACCTATCGCAAGGTAATCCCCGCCAAGTTTATCAAGAAAAAAATGAAGGGGTGCTACGACCTGCTGATCTGTGATGAGGTCCATCAGTTCAAGAACGAATCAGGCCAGGGTTATGCATTCGGGGCCCTTGCATCCGCGTGTCAGTGCACGTTGTGCCTTACCGGAACCCTTGCAGGAGGGTACTCCTCGGATGTCTATCATCTCCTGTTCCGTACCCATTCCAAGCTCATGCTGGAGGATAACAACAAGTGGGGGAATCCAAAGGGGTTCATAGAGAGGTACGGCGTGCTGGAGCGGATCACCACCATCAAGGAGGAGGACGGCCTGACAACCAAAGCAAAGAGGCGAACGGTCGTGAAGGAAAAGCCGGGGATCAGTCCATTGTTGCTGGGAAAGATGCTGTTATCGAATTCGGTCTTCCTGAGGCTTTCAGATGTGATGGACGCTCTTCAGCCTTATGAAGAGGATGTGATCGAGCTTGGTATGGATCCCCAGATGGCGCAGTTCTACGCGGAATTTGAAGACACCTTGAAAGAGGCCCTAAGAGAGGCCCTGGCGAGGGGTGACAATTCGTTACTGGGCGGCTACCTGCATGCCCTGCTCTCCTATCCGGAAAGAATATATAAGGGAGTGCGGGTCATCCATCCCCATACGAAGGAGACGGTTGCCTATGGTCCTCCCCTTCAGGGTGTCATGCCCAAGGAGCATGAGCTCATAGGCATCATAAAAGGCGAGTTGGAAAACAGGCGCAAGGTTCTGGTCTACATTCAGAATTCCGATACCACGGATATCAGCCCAAGGCTCGTCCATATGATGAAAGAGGACAACATCAAAGTGAAGGTTCTCAGAAGCGGGGATACCGAGGGAAGGGCCAAGATCATTCAAGGGTGGCTCGACAAAGGTATGGAAGTGCTCATTACGAACCCCAGAAAGGTCGAAGTGGGAATGGACTTGCTGGATTTCCCATCTATCATTTTTTACCAGGTCCCCATGAGCACCTATACGCTCAGGCAGGCTTCAAGGAGATCCTGGCGGATTCCCCAGAGAAGACCCGTAAAGGTATTCTTCCTGACCTACTCCGGCACGATGCAGACCCGGCTCATGCAGCTGATGGCGGAGAAGCTGATGACCAGCCTTGCCATCGAGGGTGAACTTACCGATAAGGGACTGGCTGCTTTATCGGAAACATCCGATTCCATGACAAGAGAGCTGGCAAAGATGCTCGTAGAGAAGTCTGACTCTGGGAAAAACCGATCATTGAAGGATATCTGGGCGGATTACCGGAAAAAGGAGGTGCAGGTCGAAGTGAGGATGGCCAAGAACTTTGCAGGGCCAGAGCCTGTTCCCGAAACGATCTCAAAGGAAGAGAAAGACGATCCTACATCCGAGATCAAAAGGGCCAGTTCGGAAGTGGAGAAGATCGGAGACAGGATTGTAAAAGTCCAATTCATCGAATACACAGGGAAGCGGAAAAAGAAGGTGACCCATATTGAGGTCAAAGAGAATGAGCTTGAAGAAATGATCGGAAAAAGCGACAAGCCTGTCCATGCACAGTTCACACTTTTTTAA
- a CDS encoding hypothetical protein (Evidence 5 : Unknown function): MEAIGFEKTESLILQGVFIIHDNKLLPGTLKSFRLFTLLSGVP, from the coding sequence GTGGAGGCCATCGGTTTCGAAAAAACCGAAAGTCTGATCCTTCAGGGTGTTTTTATTATCCATGACAATAAGTTATTGCCGGGAACTTTAAAAAGCTTTCGATTATTTACCCTTTTATCAGGCGTCCCCTGA
- a CDS encoding membrane hypothetical protein (Evidence 5 : Unknown function), producing MAPTIDLLDPFDRIQLGPFISQYSDWIIFTLFLFLFWAIAGIALRKRFEENRYTRALITAVALVLAVSTYFSVYRGWLHLSFGAFGLFGAVLIFIVIFFIIIGSMRGYGMSLANALSLGFALFYISLWAVIPNILHDIQENFPPVNGILLLFFIVSIIKIIAAFFRYSRKSPLETARRLRTTGFDSVTSGNTGAVENVEVEREEKDEEKEAKSLKKRTMKITKAEIRTLEDIETYIERMIQLIKEKGNNIDQEEISELIHILRQIVQKEDILKKGLKIIKTHVEAYQALHQKDISELSKRLSETKDRKQYKILHEELAYQKQMIQALAFLENYESKITDFYKSFIKALSLAMQKLKEKYHEDCLAYLEKAREGLKEMKYVYETQKSIEKYLLRLNKKTIADLKKEKKSRR from the coding sequence ATGGCACCAACGATTGATCTCCTCGACCCTTTTGACCGCATCCAGCTGGGGCCTTTTATTTCCCAGTATTCAGATTGGATCATCTTTACGCTTTTTTTATTCCTTTTTTGGGCTATTGCCGGTATCGCCCTGAGAAAGAGATTTGAGGAAAACCGATATACGCGGGCACTGATTACAGCCGTTGCTCTGGTGCTTGCAGTTTCAACCTATTTCTCTGTCTATCGCGGGTGGCTTCACCTGAGCTTTGGCGCTTTCGGGTTGTTCGGCGCGGTCCTTATTTTCATTGTCATATTCTTCATTATTATAGGTTCTATGAGGGGCTACGGCATGAGTCTCGCTAATGCCTTGTCGCTTGGCTTTGCCCTCTTTTATATCTCTCTCTGGGCTGTCATCCCAAATATTTTGCACGACATCCAGGAGAACTTTCCTCCGGTCAACGGAATCCTTTTGTTGTTCTTTATCGTTTCCATCATCAAGATCATTGCGGCCTTTTTCAGATATTCACGAAAGTCCCCGCTTGAGACCGCAAGAAGGCTTCGGACAACGGGCTTCGACAGCGTGACGTCTGGAAATACAGGGGCGGTAGAAAACGTAGAGGTAGAGAGGGAGGAAAAGGATGAAGAGAAAGAGGCCAAATCACTTAAGAAAAGGACAATGAAAATAACCAAGGCAGAAATCAGGACACTTGAAGATATCGAGACTTATATTGAGAGAATGATTCAATTAATCAAGGAAAAAGGGAACAATATAGACCAGGAAGAGATCTCAGAACTGATCCACATCCTAAGACAGATCGTTCAGAAGGAGGACATCTTGAAAAAGGGCCTCAAGATTATAAAGACGCATGTCGAGGCATACCAGGCGCTTCATCAAAAGGATATCTCTGAATTGAGCAAACGGCTCAGTGAGACAAAAGACAGGAAACAATATAAAATACTCCATGAGGAATTGGCCTATCAAAAGCAGATGATCCAGGCCTTGGCCTTTCTGGAAAACTACGAATCCAAGATCACTGATTTCTACAAATCTTTCATCAAAGCCCTCTCCCTGGCTATGCAAAAGCTCAAAGAGAAATACCATGAAGATTGTCTGGCATACCTTGAGAAAGCCAGGGAAGGCTTAAAAGAGATGAAGTATGTTTATGAGACCCAAAAGTCCATTGAGAAATACCTTCTGCGCCTCAATAAGAAGACTATTGCCGATCTCAAAAAGGAAAAGAAAAGTCGTCGATAG
- a CDS encoding hypothetical protein (Evidence 5 : Unknown function), which yields MELDFLLKIVCGIFGTLISNMLFGSGSPDQAPDKEIDQHLKSPVVMAHHMNRDELSVPPFVTSVPDDHFAGVSAPMPSLGHARKSAVDDVVRQVLGAIGIEYNHQYVDRISGSVRDPKRNIEDRLSGFSHGVVLGIERNIVKSSWFRDDSGRYVYFVLVYYPGEKIREMRRLSKGAKVFASVVTKHKGDVRLKVWEVNGVSVVLTSARIIVRKKNRFAKAISFFVWHVPSGSEHDISMALGPIRVCGDSREVTLSLSECDKNLEDYLLGAKLERLATLKGHDELGRPVLARVSF from the coding sequence GTGGAGCTTGATTTTCTCTTAAAGATTGTGTGCGGCATATTTGGAACCTTGATCAGCAATATGCTTTTCGGTTCAGGAAGCCCTGACCAAGCTCCCGACAAAGAAATTGATCAACACCTCAAATCTCCTGTCGTTATGGCCCATCACATGAATCGTGATGAATTGAGTGTTCCCCCCTTTGTAACCTCTGTCCCTGATGATCACTTTGCCGGTGTGTCTGCCCCAATGCCTTCGTTGGGCCACGCTAGAAAGTCGGCTGTGGATGATGTGGTCAGGCAGGTTCTTGGTGCCATCGGTATCGAGTACAATCATCAATATGTCGATCGTATCTCCGGGAGTGTTCGGGATCCTAAAAGGAATATTGAAGATCGGCTGTCCGGGTTTTCCCACGGTGTGGTGCTGGGCATCGAGCGAAATATTGTGAAAAGCTCATGGTTCCGTGATGATTCCGGAAGGTACGTCTATTTCGTTCTTGTGTACTACCCCGGAGAGAAGATTCGAGAAATGCGGAGGCTTTCGAAGGGTGCCAAGGTTTTTGCTTCAGTGGTTACTAAACATAAGGGAGATGTCCGATTGAAGGTATGGGAGGTCAACGGTGTATCTGTTGTGCTCACATCAGCGAGAATTATCGTTCGCAAGAAAAACAGGTTTGCCAAAGCAATCTCGTTTTTTGTCTGGCATGTGCCCTCCGGATCAGAACATGACATATCAATGGCCTTGGGGCCTATAAGGGTTTGTGGGGATTCGCGTGAGGTTACCTTATCTCTTTCCGAGTGTGACAAGAATCTTGAGGACTATCTTCTTGGCGCAAAACTTGAACGTCTTGCCACGCTTAAAGGTCATGATGAGCTTGGGAGACCGGTGCTCGCAAGAGTTTCGTTTTGA
- a CDS encoding conserved hypothetical protein (Evidence 4 : Unknown function but conserved in other organisms): MENQRVILGLNLTSALLVLCFLVISTAFMIGCSSAPKRIKVARDSVEEAYELQKPIVVNNSKKDGRPEWTKKTSYEEEGHVCFSGGFMNGSDYSVTVRCANAEALKAAVQAVSQFIRVEFSEYVHGPNTGASGVDRYVEDGIATFVESLHLQGIRQTEIFYEELFSASIAKPTFNVWVRLEIGKADFLKAKADAIRKLRDRFSRTGELEAKEKAERLLEELKRGVHNEARRGA, encoded by the coding sequence ATGGAAAATCAAAGGGTTATCTTAGGTTTAAACTTAACTTCGGCATTGTTGGTTCTATGTTTCCTTGTGATTTCAACTGCTTTTATGATTGGGTGCTCTTCTGCTCCAAAGAGGATTAAGGTGGCACGGGATTCGGTCGAGGAAGCCTATGAGCTGCAAAAACCTATTGTGGTGAACAACTCCAAGAAGGACGGTCGTCCTGAATGGACAAAGAAAACCTCCTATGAGGAAGAAGGTCATGTTTGTTTTTCAGGGGGGTTTATGAATGGGTCTGATTATTCTGTGACTGTCCGATGTGCCAATGCTGAGGCTCTAAAAGCGGCTGTTCAGGCTGTTTCCCAGTTTATCCGGGTGGAGTTTTCGGAGTATGTGCATGGCCCGAATACCGGTGCCAGCGGAGTCGATAGGTATGTTGAGGATGGAATCGCCACCTTTGTTGAGAGCCTGCATCTGCAAGGAATTCGGCAAACTGAAATTTTTTATGAAGAATTGTTTTCAGCCTCGATCGCGAAGCCGACCTTCAATGTCTGGGTGAGGCTTGAGATCGGGAAAGCCGATTTCCTGAAGGCCAAGGCCGACGCCATCAGGAAACTGCGGGATAGATTTTCAAGAACCGGAGAGCTTGAAGCGAAGGAGAAGGCTGAAAGGCTTCTTGAAGAGCTAAAAAGGGGAGTTCATAACGAGGCACGTCGTGGAGCTTGA
- a CDS encoding hypothetical protein (Evidence 5 : Unknown function), whose translation MRCYLLKKTDKLSLGYNKYHKGHWCKFLEICCSEEYKSAIQPKHPDDKIHNHL comes from the coding sequence ATGAGATGTTATCTATTGAAAAAAACCGACAAGCTATCCCTGGGGTACAATAAGTACCATAAGGGACACTGGTGCAAATTCCTCGAGATTTGTTGTTCCGAAGAATATAAATCAGCCATCCAGCCTAAACACCCAGACGACAAAATCCATAACCACTTATGA
- a CDS encoding hypothetical protein (Evidence 5 : Unknown function) gives MSGDSKEKKASKKEIKGKIEELLEAYTQLRNLNADQTKNKNTELSEILSIQLLKLSHRIVEETRKYLGIMNRKDTGNG, from the coding sequence ATGTCCGGAGACAGCAAAGAGAAAAAGGCCTCAAAGAAAGAGATCAAAGGCAAGATTGAAGAGCTCCTAGAGGCCTACACGCAGCTCAGAAACCTCAACGCAGACCAAACCAAAAACAAAAACACGGAACTCTCAGAGATACTATCAATCCAACTCCTGAAACTAAGCCATAGAATCGTTGAAGAAACCCGAAAATACCTTGGGATAATGAACAGAAAGGATACCGGCAATGGTTGA
- a CDS encoding hypothetical protein (Evidence 5 : Unknown function), which translates to MFDPATALFIGIPYAIYKLHKHRNKKVAMYERGARPDKVTGVRGQLIPEFPKQPAPQRARQKPSRPANQKPKPKFNPVARSVHDFQNLIDQQIPHLDTIALITEINKLAERLKRDTLLKQEIEQALTRNQNQQKNSTNQKAGLFYQNADVQPRILKDGTVQPMDMWHGTSRKAAQSIFHERIFKKGPSDAFYMTPNFEEAKGFAKDRDPNKNGIIIRLYVDPSVKLERSFGYWKNEPKGVKFGQFFSEPGIVPVEMYDMNKKRIV; encoded by the coding sequence GTGTTTGATCCGGCGACAGCGCTGTTCATAGGCATACCCTATGCCATATACAAGCTGCATAAGCACAGGAACAAAAAAGTGGCCATGTACGAAAGAGGGGCGAGGCCGGACAAGGTAACGGGAGTCCGGGGACAGCTAATACCAGAATTTCCCAAACAACCAGCTCCTCAAAGAGCTCGGCAGAAACCCAGTAGGCCTGCAAACCAAAAGCCCAAACCCAAATTTAATCCTGTGGCGAGGTCGGTCCATGATTTCCAGAACTTAATAGACCAACAAATCCCCCATTTAGATACTATTGCACTAATTACTGAAATAAACAAACTTGCTGAAAGACTCAAACGAGACACCTTACTCAAACAGGAAATAGAACAGGCTCTCACCCGGAACCAGAATCAGCAAAAAAACAGCACCAACCAAAAAGCAGGCCTTTTCTATCAAAACGCAGATGTTCAACCAAGAATATTGAAGGACGGAACCGTCCAGCCCATGGATATGTGGCATGGGACCAGCAGAAAGGCGGCTCAAAGCATCTTTCACGAGCGCATCTTCAAAAAAGGGCCGTCAGACGCTTTCTACATGACCCCAAATTTTGAGGAAGCCAAAGGGTTCGCGAAAGACAGAGACCCTAACAAGAACGGCATAATCATCCGGCTTTACGTCGATCCGTCGGTAAAGTTGGAAAGGAGTTTTGGCTATTGGAAAAATGAGCCGAAAGGAGTCAAGTTCGGACAGTTCTTTAGTGAGCCAGGGATAGTCCCGGTAGAGATGTATGACATGAACAAAAAAAGAATCGTTTAG
- a CDS encoding hypothetical protein (Evidence 5 : Unknown function), whose translation MCDPRKIVKWIVKNYRKIKKLDKMFPAQFMEHIPYGTAQPGRCLICGKQMSHSEMHPSGRATPRATCESCYAQWAADLSVTETCRVCGEYLEDSRMNQFRRNPREISNRLHDGRCMDYFAILSCKVLDEDMSWLVDDHIEPLFGCIDAEFEEYRVPELPAPRPQLTVDRYLGMGMRGDRLAIPVDTKTIH comes from the coding sequence ATGTGTGACCCAAGAAAGATAGTGAAATGGATAGTAAAGAATTACAGGAAAATCAAGAAATTGGATAAAATGTTCCCTGCGCAATTCATGGAACACATCCCATACGGCACCGCACAGCCGGGGCGTTGCCTGATCTGCGGTAAACAGATGAGCCACTCAGAGATGCACCCCTCAGGCAGAGCCACTCCACGGGCCACATGCGAATCTTGCTACGCCCAATGGGCAGCCGACCTCTCCGTAACGGAAACATGCAGGGTTTGCGGAGAATACCTCGAAGATTCGCGGATGAACCAGTTCAGAAGGAATCCGAGGGAGATCTCGAACCGGCTTCACGACGGCAGATGCATGGACTATTTTGCCATACTGAGCTGCAAGGTCCTCGACGAAGATATGAGTTGGCTGGTCGACGACCACATTGAGCCCTTATTTGGTTGCATAGACGCAGAATTCGAGGAATACCGAGTTCCCGAACTTCCGGCGCCCAGGCCTCAGCTGACGGTTGACAGGTATCTCGGCATGGGGATGAGGGGTGATCGCCTGGCGATTCCGGTCGATACAAAAACAATCCACTAA
- a CDS encoding hypothetical protein (Evidence 5 : Unknown function): MVRIKISESLNYPNEEDKAGLKRFLDQFELSNFDSVAAIFVEPITQEEAVEGLLLRIKAFLRKKRKCFRADIIGDSVMIHGDDAFEAIIFGSFLDELSQNSKITKIIIQTEFEPAESREVP, from the coding sequence ATGGTAAGAATCAAGATATCAGAATCACTGAATTATCCCAACGAGGAAGATAAGGCAGGCCTGAAACGATTCCTTGACCAGTTCGAACTATCAAACTTTGACTCGGTGGCAGCCATCTTCGTCGAGCCCATAACCCAAGAGGAAGCCGTCGAAGGCCTTCTGCTCAGAATCAAAGCGTTCCTCCGAAAGAAAAGAAAATGCTTCCGTGCCGATATAATCGGTGACTCCGTAATGATCCACGGAGACGACGCCTTCGAAGCCATAATTTTCGGCTCATTCCTCGACGAACTCAGCCAAAACAGCAAAATCACAAAAATCATCATCCAAACAGAATTCGAGCCGGCAGAATCAAGGGAGGTACCATAG